In Podospora pseudopauciseta strain CBS 411.78 chromosome 3, whole genome shotgun sequence, one genomic interval encodes:
- the LCB4 gene encoding sphinganine kinase lcb4 (COG:I; COG:T; EggNog:ENOG503NVE8), with the protein MDQDAMANPAKTASPEVVEAAGQELNNALVLSPGVTLTLGPESLLIPDQLVTKPSRSCLPSLGTKKGTPSSIPYYTILWAETSEDRSWLVVDYAHEDSPHHLVVRNLKFAVPAQTAEQTDDYMIKWVESLLKRAYGTAVRRKRAWVLVNPHAGPGGADKIWDKQVKPIFEAARIPMTIVRTTYSGEAVDLAQVLDIDNYDIAIPCSGDGLPHEVFNGLAKRPDARRALSKIAVCHIPCGSGNAMSCNLYGTHRPTLAALAIIKGIPTPLDLVSITQGEERFVSFLSQALGVIADLDLGTENLRWMGAARFTVGFLMLVLQKKTYPCDIAVKVEIEHKESVKRHYRERVTLGSADVEASNGSGQSRACDGTDADGCPTTSSSPSPSAAVDDGGPGLPPLKYGTVMDKLPEGWELVPYEKLGSFYCGNMAYMAPDANFFSAALANDGLMDLIITQGDVSPLKSVGLQMAVDTGEFFDSPLVTYRKISAYRLIPRNAGKGGYLSIDGEARPFEPFQAEIHQGLGLTLSKNGCFEAPGPLNWDKVTTSERLLA; encoded by the exons ATGGACCAGGACGCGATGGCGAATCCAGCCAAGACAGCAAGCCCGGAAGTCGTCGAGGCCGCTGGTCAGGAATTGAACAATGCTCTTGTCCTCTCCCCGGGAGTTACACTCACTCTTGGGCCCGAGTCTCTTCTTATACCAG ACCAATTGGTAACCAAACCCAGCCGATCATGTTTACCCAGTCTAG GAACGAAGAAAGGCACACCAAGCAGCATTCCATATTACACCATTCTCTGGGCGGAGACTTCGGAAGACCGTAGTTGGCTCGTAGTGGACTATGCTCATGAAGATAGCCCGCATCATCTCGTGGTTCGCAACCTAAAATTTGCCGTCCCGGCCCAGACTGCCGAGCAGACAGACGACTATATGATAAAATGGGTTGAGAGCCTCCTGAAGCGGGCCTACGGCACTGCCGTCCGCCGTAAGCGTGCTTGGGTCTTGGTAAACCCTCATGCTGGACCAGGGGGGGCCGACAAGATCTGGGACAAGCAGGTCAAGCCTATCTTTGAGGCGGCGCGTATACCCATGACGATCGTTCGGACAACATATTCAGGCGAGGCAGTGGATCTGGCCCAAGTTCTGGACATCGACAATTATGACATTGCGATCCCGTGCTCCGGTGATGGGCTACCTCACGAGGTGTTCAACGGCCTGGCAAAACGGCCAGACGCCCGCCGGGCTTTGTCCAAGATTGCCGTGTGCCACATCCCCTGCGGTTCTGGAAATGCAATGAGCTGCAACCTCTACGGCACTCACCGGCCGACCCTGGCGGCGCTGGCCATCATCAAGGGGATCCCCACCCCTTTGGACCTGGTCAGCATCACACAGGGCGAAGAGCGGTTTGTCAGTTTCCTCAGCCAGGCCCTGGGCGTGATTGCCGACTTGGACCTGGGAACCGAGAATTTGCGCTGGATGGGAGCCGCCCGCTTCACTGTTGGCTTCCTCATGCTGGTTCTGCAGAAGAAGACATACCCCTGCGATATTGCCGTCAAGGTTGAAATCGAACACAAGGAAAGCGTGAAACGGCATTACCGGGAGCGCGTCACGCTGGGAAGCGCCGACGTCGAAGCGAGCAACGGCAGCGGACAATCCAGAGCCTGCGATGGAACAGACGCCGATGGGTGCCCcacgacatcatcatccccatccccgagTGCGGCAGTGGACGACGGTGGCCCGGGCCTCCCACCACTCAAGTATGGTACCGTCATGGACAAGCTCCCTGAGGGATGGGAACTGGTGCCTTATGAAAAACTTGGTAGCTTCTACTGCGGAAAC ATGGCCTACATGGCGCCCGATGCCAACTTTTTCTCGGCTGCCCTTGCAAATGATGGACTCATggatctcatcatcacccaggGCGATGTCAGCCCACTCAAGTCTGTGGGCCTCCAGATGGCGGTCGATACAGGCGAGTTCTTCGATAGTCCGTTGGTCACCTACCGCAAGATTTCGGCATACCGTCTCATACCACGCAATGCAGGAAAGGGCGGCTACCTAAGCATTGATGGCGAGGCGAGACCATTTGAGCCGTTCCAGGCCGAGATCCATCAAGGCTTGGGCTTGACACTGTCCAAAAACGGCTGCTTCGAGGCACCCGGCCCCCTTAATTGGGACAAAGTCACAACAAGTGAAAGGCTACTGGCGTGA
- a CDS encoding hypothetical protein (COG:S; EggNog:ENOG503Q4VG), with translation MTQPSSLPPLTPQFCFSTTVLRDFLRLSRGTIDDTITQNLNALATPSRAGFDPTSTSRLARPATRQIDASSCEAFKNQVLFPSWQSRSDVLSYCTLVATSPDPDDPEATLRETEKEKNRERVVDERLDPYSSRFFPREARTEQLATILRQEMGVENIVRARSWGIVRERCGDIENSWEDALARWRKLHTAS, from the exons ATGACCCAACCATCCTCGTTGCCACCGCTCACGCCGCAGTTTTGTTTCTCGACAACTGTCCTTCGAG ATTTTCTTCGGCTGTCGAGGGGCACCATTGATGACACAATCACACAAAACCTCAATGCCTTAGCAACACCATCTAGAGCGGGGTTTGATCCAACTTCCACCTCTCGCCTGGCGCGGCCAGCCACACGGCAGATTGATGCAAGCTCCTGCGAAGCCTTCAAGAACCAGGTTCTATTTCCGTCGTGGCAGTCCCGCTCCGATGTGTTGAGCTATTGCACCTTGGTGGCCACGAGCCCTGATCCCGATGACCCTGAAGCCACTCTCAGGGagacagaaaaagagaaaaacagGGAGCGTGTTGTGGACGAGAGGTTGGATCCATATTCGTCACGTTTCTTCCCACGAGAGGCGCGAACCGAGCAGCTGGCGACAATACTTCGGCAGGAAATGGGCGTTGAAAACATCGTCCGGGCAAGAAGCTGGGGAATTGTTCGGGAAAGATGCGGTGATATCGAAAACAGCTGGGAAGATGCTCTTGCTCGCTGGCGAAAGCTCCATACGGCGTCATAG
- a CDS encoding hypothetical protein (EggNog:ENOG503NWWH; COG:B; BUSCO:EOG09260J97), with amino-acid sequence MPQILSTKEANLFRQVIRDYEEKRYRAGLKAAEQILKRNPKHGDTMSMKALIMNAQGKTEEAFNLAKEALKVDFKSHICWHVYGILYRTNKNFEEAIKAYKFALKLEPESQQIQRDLAILQVQTRDYEGYVQSRFAMLKARPQLRQNWTALAIAHHLEGNLQEAERILTTYEKSVSVAPSKTDFENSEALLYKNSIIAEQGETERALEHLEQECKKCLDRLAVMELRARYLAELGRKEEAETAYRALIDRNPDHTDYYRRLVDVLGLTAEDEAAQKAIFDEYSAKYPRSDAARRLPLDFLTGDEFRTAAKAYLALMFNKGVPSTFANLKHLYSDSFKKDTLPSLAEEYLQEAEGSNAEASSDSSKGVGAALFFLAQHYNYHMSRDLTKALEYVEKAIQLDPKSVDFQMTKARIFKHQGDIAKAAEVMDQARLLDTKDRYINTKAAKYQLRNNENEKALNTLGLFTRAETVGGPLADLIDMQAMWFLTEDGEAWQRRGNVALALKRYHTVLNIFDIWQEDQFDFHSFSLRKGQIRAYVDMIRWEDKLREHPFYFRAALDAVKLYLSMYDKPEGVNGANGNNANGEDAAEKKKAAKKAKKEAQKAEKEAAERAAKQNPNKAQKDKEEEVKKKDDDPNGVKLAETKDPLGDAMKFLEPLLQFSPKNIEGQIAGFEVYIRRKKYVLAAKCLKAAQALDENHVKVQELAATMQKTMDGVLESLAPKIQEALKTELA; translated from the exons ATGCCACAAATACTCAGTACCAAAGAGGCCAACCTCTTCCGCCAGGTCATTCGTGACTATGAGGAGAAGCGATACAGAGCGGGCCTCAAGGCGGCCGAGCAGATCTTGAAAAGGAACCCCAAGCATGGCGACACCATGTCGATGAAGGCCTTGATCATGAACGCACAGGGTAAAACAGAGGAGGCCTTCAACCTGGCCAAGGAAGCTCTCAAGGTTGACTTCAAGTCACACATCTGCTGGCATGTGTACGGCATCCTGTACCGTACCAACAAGAACTTTGAGGAGGCTATCAAGGCCTACAAGTTTGCCCTCAAGCTCGAGCCTGAGTCGCAACAGATCCAGCGCGACTTGGCCATCCTCCAGGTGCAAACCCGCGACTACGAAGGTTACGTTCAAAGCAGGTTCGCGATGCTCAAGGCGCGCCCGCAACTGCGTCAGAACTGGACCGCGTTGGCTATTGCTCACCATCTCGAGGGCAATCTTCAGGAAGCTGAGAGGATCTTGACCACTTACGAAAAGTCCGTGTCGGTGGCCCCTTCAAAGACTGACTTTGAGAACTCGGAAGCGCTCCTTTACAAAAACTCCATCATTGCTGAGCAAGGAGAGACAGAGCGGGCCCTGGAACACTTGGAGCAAGAGTGCAAAAAGTGCTTGGATCGGTTGGCCGTTATGGAGCTACGGGCCCGTTATCTTGCCGAGCTGGGacggaaggaggaggcggaaaCGGCATATCGGGCGTTGATTGATCGAAACCCAGACCACACCGACTACTACAGGCGCTTGGTGGACGTGTTGGGCCTGActgccgaggatgaggctgCGCAAAAGGCCATCTTTGATGAATATTCTGCCAAGTATCCCCGCTCTGATGCTGCTCGTCGTTTGCCCTTGGACTTTTTGACAG GCGACGAGTTCCGAACTGCAGCCAAAGCATACCTGGCCCTGATGTTCAACAAGGGTGTCCCATCAACATTTGCCAACCTTAAGCACTTGTACTCTGACTCCTTCAAAAAGGATACTCTTCCTTCGCTGGCCGAAGAGTACCTCCAAGAAGCCGAGGGTTCCAACGCAGAAGCCAGCAGCGACAGCTCCAAGGGAGTAGGGGctgctcttttcttcctcgcccagcACTACAACTATCACATGAGCCGCGACCTTACCAAAGCGCTCGAGTATGTCGAGAAGGCCATCCAGTTGGACCCAAAGAGTGTCGATTTTCAAATGACAAAGGCGAGAATTTTCAAACACCAAGGCGATATCGCGAAGGCCGCCGAGGTCATGGACCAAGCTCGCCTACTTGATACAAAGGATCGctacatcaacaccaaggcCGCCAAATACCAGCTGAGGAACAATGAGAACGAGAAGGCCCTCAACACACTCGGCCTTTTTACAAGGGCCGAGACTGTCGGCGGCCCCTTGGCTGACTTGATTGATATGCAAGCGATGTGGTTTTTGaccgaggatggcgaggcgTGGCAGCGTCGCGGAAACGTGGCTCTAGCTTTGAAGCGCTACCACACTGTATTGAACATTTTCGACATTTGGCAGGAGGACCAGTTCGATTTCCACAGTTTCTCTCTTCGCAAGGGTCAAATCCGCGCATACGTGGACATGATTCGCTGGGAAGACAAGCTCAGGGAGCATCCATTCTACTTCCGGGCTGCTCTGGATGCCGTGAAGCTTTACCTGTCCATGTACGACAAACCAGAAGGCGTGAACGGCGCCAATGGCAACAACGCCAACGGGGAAGACgctgccgagaagaagaaggcggccaagaaggccaaaaaGGAGGCACagaaggcggagaaggaagcgGCAGAACGTGCCGCAAAGCAAAACCCCAACAAGGCACAGAAGgataaggaggaggaagtcaagaagaaggatgatgaCCCGAACGGGGTGAAGCTCGCCGAGACGAAGGATCCCCTGGGAGATGCGATGAAGTTCTTGGAGCCACTTCTCCAGTTTAGCCCCAAGAACATTGAGGGTCAGATCGCGGGCTTTGAGGTCTACATCCGCAGGA AAAAGTACGTGTTGGCCGCAAAGTGCCTCAAGGCAGCCCAGGCTCTAGATGAGAACCATGTCAAGGTTCAGGAGCTCGCGGCCACAATGCAGAAGACGATGGACGGTGTCCTGGAGTCTCTGGCCCCCAAGATTCAAGAAGCGCTGAAGACAGAGCTCGCCTAA
- a CDS encoding hypothetical protein (COG:A; BUSCO:EOG092646C6; EggNog:ENOG503P4VI) gives MASQERSMPFIKNLASSDRKIRTSALASLHTFLSSRQISSSLTTLDILKLWKGLFFALWMCDRAIPQQTLCAELANLINVLPRHAVAPWLRGFWATMAREWTSIDVLRMEKFLLLVRRVVASGFEWMKKGDEGNKKKSGKETAWDMQRVDNILDLLNEWPFSLEDEARVEQGTEKEELVPQTIPVGLRLHVLDIWVDEAEKVGLLEADDVEASKILQRLIDQVDALEQATTRPAVRIRSKDSLGDERLPGNRKPAVEEDQTTTDGGDGGDWDGFED, from the exons ATGGCGTCTCAGGAAAGGAGCATGCCGTTCATCAAAAACTTGGCTTCAAGTG ACCGTAAAATCCGAACATCGGCGCTTGCCTCTCTTCATACCTTCCTCTCGTCCCGCCAaatctcttcctctctcaccaccctcgacatCCTCAAACTCTGGAAGGGTCTCTTTTTCGCCTTGTGGATGTGTGATCGCGCGATTCCTCAACAAACCCTCTGTGCCGAGCTGGCCAACCTTATCAATGTGCTTCCTCGCCATGCTGTCGCCCCCTGGCTGCGCGGCTTCTGGGCGACCATGGCGCGCGAGTGGACAAGCATCGATGTGCTGCGCATGGAAAAGTTCTTGCTGCTGGTTAGGAGGGTCGTCGCCAGCGGGTTCGAATGGATGAAGAAGGGAGATGAaggcaacaagaagaagagcgggaAAGAGACTGCTTGGGATATGCAAAGGGTGGACAACATTCTTGATCTGTTGAATGAATGGCCCTTTTCCCTTGAAGATGAAGCGCGTGTGGAGCAAGGAACAGAAAAGGAAGAGTTGGTGCCCCAGACGATACCCGTAGGGTTGAGGCTGCATGTACTGGACATATGGGTGgatgaggctgagaaggTCGGGCTGTTAGAAGCGGACGATGTTGAGGCAAGCAAGATCTTACAGCGCCTTATCGATCAAGTGGACGCTTTAGAGCAAGCCACAACGAGACCAGCTGTGCGCATCCGATCTAAAGATTCTCTGGGGGATGAGCGTCTCCCAGGCAACCGCAAGCCCGCGGTTGAAGAGGATCAAACGACGACAGATGGCGGGGATGGAGGCGACTGGGATGGTTTCGAGGACTAA